The DNA region CTCCAGTGGCGATGGGCGGTGGTCGAACTGCACGGCCTGACCGGCCTCTGCCGCCAGCATCAGAGCATGCAGCGCCGGTTCGGCCCGGTGAATCCCCGGCAGCGCTGCGGGCGGTGCCACCAGCACATCAGCACGATCGGGATCCACGTCGACGCCGGCGGCCTGCAGTTTGGCCATCGCGCCCGCGGCGTTGGCACGCAGCTCCGGTGACTGCCACAACTGGACGGCGACCGCAACCGCGGCCGCCTCGTCACGGGTTAGGTCGATGGGCGGCAGCGCGTAGGTCTCCGGGTTGATCCGGTACCCCTCGACGGTGTCGAACCCCGAGTTCTTCCCGGTCTCCAGCGGAATGCCCAGATCGCGCAGTTCGCTCTTGTCCCGCTCGAACATCCGCGAGAACGCTTCATCGCTGGAGCTGTCGCCGTAGCCGATCACGGTCGCCCGGATCTTCTCGGCGGTGAGGTAGCTGCGGGTGGCCAGCAACGCGATGACCAGATTGAGGAGTCGTTCGACTTTGGCGGTCGCCATGAGAGAAGAGGATAGGCGACAAGTGGTGCGCTTCCGTGTACTACATGCTGGCGATCAAGCGATTGACCCGCTCGTCGACCGACCGGAACGGGTCCTTGCACAGCACGGTGCGTTGCGCCTGGTCGTTGAGCTTGAGGTGCACCCAGTCGACGGTGAAGTCGCGACCGGCCGCCTGTGCGGCACTGATGAATTCGCCGCGCAGCTTGGCCCGGGTGGTCTGCGGCGGGGTGTCGACGGCGGCGTCGACCTCGTCGTCGGTGGTGACCCGGGCGGCCAGCCCCTTGCGCTGCAGCAGATCGAAGACTCCCCGACCTCGCTTGATGTCGTGATACGCCAGATCCAGTTGGGCGATCTTCGGATCCGACAGTTCCATGTCGTAGCGATCCTGGTAGCGCTGGAACAGCTTTCGCTTGATCACCCAGTCGATCTCGGTGTCGACCTTGGCGAAATCCTGGCTCTCGACGGCGTCGAGCTGGCGCCCCCACAGGTCGATGACCTGATCGAGTTGCGGCGTGCGCGCCGCGCGGGTCTGCACGTACTCCACCGCACGGGCGTAGTACTCGCGCTGGATGTCCAGAGCACCGGCCTGGCGTCCACCGGCCAACCGCACCGGGCGCCGGCCCGTCACGTCGTGGCTGACCTCGCGGATCGCCCGGATCGGGTTGTCCAGCGAGAAGTCCCGGAAGGACACCCCGGCCTCGATCATCTCCAGGACCAGCGCGGCGCTGCCCACCTTGAGCAGGGTGGTGGTCTCGGACATGTTGGAGTCGCCGACGATCACGTGCAGGCGCCGGTACTTCTCGGCGTCGGCGTGGGGTTCGTCGCGGGTGTTGATGATGGGCCGAGACCGCGTGGTGGCGCTGGAGACGCCCTCCCAGATGTGCTCGGCACGCTGCGACAGGCAGAACGTGGCGGCTTTGGGGGTCTGCAGGATCTTTCCGGCACCGCAGATCAGTTGCCGGGTCACCAGGAAGGGCAGCAACACATCGGAGATCCGGGAGAACTCGCCGGCCCGCACGATCAGGTAGTTCTCGTGGCAGCCGTAGGAGTTGCCCGCCGAATCGGTGTTGTTCTTGAACAGGTAGATGTCGCCGCCGATCCCCTCGTCGGCGAGCCGCTGCTCGGCGTCGATGAGCAGATCCTCGAGCACCCGTTCGCCGGCCCGGTCATGGGTGACCAGCTGAATCAGGTCGTCGCATTCGGCGGTTGCATACTCCGGATGACTGCCGACATCCAGGTACAGGCGAGCACCGTTGCGCAGGAACACGTTCGAGCTGCGCCCCCACGACACCACCCGACGGAACAGGTAGCGGGCCACCTCGTCGGGCGACAACCGCCGATGACCGTGGAAGGTGCAGGTGACACCGAACTCGGTCTCGATACCCATGATTCTGCGCTGCACGTGATCGAGCGTACTGGCTGGACCAGCGCGGCGGGGCTCTGCCGGGCCGCTGGCGTGGCGATCAGGCCGGCGGATCGGCCGCGGTGTCGAGGTTGTCCAGCACGACTTCGGCC from Mycolicibacter sp. MU0083 includes:
- a CDS encoding helix-turn-helix transcriptional regulator, whose product is MATAKVERLLNLVIALLATRSYLTAEKIRATVIGYGDSSSDEAFSRMFERDKSELRDLGIPLETGKNSGFDTVEGYRINPETYALPPIDLTRDEAAAVAVAVQLWQSPELRANAAGAMAKLQAAGVDVDPDRADVLVAPPAALPGIHRAEPALHALMLAAEAGQAVQFDHRPSPLEPDVTRTVEPWGIVTHAGRWYLVGHDRDRDAVRTFRISRIAPDVRTIGPTGAVRRPEDADLRQIVAKAVGEAPTGQVARIWVADGRAVALRRVGTVLERQTRAGRDGDIIGVDIGTHDRLAREIAGCGADAVVLDPPALRNDVLTRLRACAGEVSA
- the pafA gene encoding Pup--protein ligase, which translates into the protein MQRRIMGIETEFGVTCTFHGHRRLSPDEVARYLFRRVVSWGRSSNVFLRNGARLYLDVGSHPEYATAECDDLIQLVTHDRAGERVLEDLLIDAEQRLADEGIGGDIYLFKNNTDSAGNSYGCHENYLIVRAGEFSRISDVLLPFLVTRQLICGAGKILQTPKAATFCLSQRAEHIWEGVSSATTRSRPIINTRDEPHADAEKYRRLHVIVGDSNMSETTTLLKVGSAALVLEMIEAGVSFRDFSLDNPIRAIREVSHDVTGRRPVRLAGGRQAGALDIQREYYARAVEYVQTRAARTPQLDQVIDLWGRQLDAVESQDFAKVDTEIDWVIKRKLFQRYQDRYDMELSDPKIAQLDLAYHDIKRGRGVFDLLQRKGLAARVTTDDEVDAAVDTPPQTTRAKLRGEFISAAQAAGRDFTVDWVHLKLNDQAQRTVLCKDPFRSVDERVNRLIASM